The following proteins come from a genomic window of Malus domestica chromosome 02, GDT2T_hap1:
- the LOC103437996 gene encoding uncharacterized protein: protein MSTIDDRGGGSFVAVRRISQGLDRGGNTCQSTSAEVVAGSTAWLGRGLSCVCAQRRESDARPSFDLTTVQEECLIRLQSRIDVSYDSSIPEHQEALRALWNASFPEEELRGLISDQWKEMGWQGKDPSTDFRGGGFISLENLLYFARTFPKSFQDLLRKQEGDRSVWEYPFAVAGVNITFMLIQMLDLEAVKPRTMVGATFLKFLAENESAFDLIYCITFKLMDHQWLSMRASYMDFNTVMKSTRRQLEKELVLEDVTRLEDLPSYSLLSQ, encoded by the exons ATGAGTACCATTGACGATAGAGGAGGAGGCTCATTCGTCGCCGTTCGGAGGATTTCTCAAGGTCTCGACCGCGGCGGCAACACCTGCCAATCAACTTCTG CTGAAGTTGTAGCAGGATCAACAGCATGGCTCGGCCGGGGTCTTTCTTGTGTGTGTGcacagagaagagagagtgatgCTCGTCCCTCCTTTGATTTAACCACTGTCCAG GAGGAATGCCTGATTAGGCTACAGAGCCGTATAGATGTTTCCTACGACAGTTCAATTCCTGAGCATCAG GAAGCTTTGAGGGCCTTGTGGAATGCTTCCTTTCCTGAAGAAGAACTTCGTGGTTTAATATCTGATCAATGGAAGGAAATGGGTTGGCAAGGGAAAGATCCATCTACAGATTTCAG GGGTGGTGGTTTTATTTCATTGGAGAATTTGTTGTACTTTGCTAGGACTTTCCCG AAATCTTTCCAGGATCTTCTTCGAAAGCAAGAAGGTGATAGGTCTGTGTGGGAATACCCATTTGCTGTTGCTGGTGTGAATATCACATTCATGCTCATTCAAATGCTCGATCTTGAAGCCG TCAAACCACGAACAATGGTGGGAGCTACTTTCTTGAAGTTTCTAGCAG AAAATGAATCCGCGTTCGATCTTATCTATTGCATCACATTCAAGCTAATGGATCATCAGTGGCTTTCTATGCGTGCATCCTATATGGATTTTAAT ACAGTGATGAAGTCCACACGCCGGCAGTTGGAAAAAGAACTAGTGCTTGAAGACGTAACACGGCTGGAAGACTTGCCTTCATATAGCCTTCTTTCCCAATAG